A DNA window from Ostrea edulis chromosome 5, xbOstEdul1.1, whole genome shotgun sequence contains the following coding sequences:
- the LOC125649965 gene encoding uncharacterized protein LOC125649965 isoform X1 has product MGNTNSQKEVQNTTEGSSVDPLPQPKPVSNGDVSRDKRTVENDTNDEDIRKDAVESYIDETDGRDGNDDFTSLSNQASTSPTLDDLLDEDKRENVHDVLNDKKEGGQESEILLNSKNIQDDFENSASEKSQDSYNVEETCPIVDDLDLISEESDNASSEDIEELEIDDKDQQKEIKAEIQMQVKRFFESIEKVENDHQEILSLINKRSMSQKELNEDGLNIIAELESIVEKFTQRRKEKDEAIQHLKAILSTLTGKLSVIEQEIQNLQSREEVVDLTRKCNGNGQSDETTTVRNGQLDEATTVRNGQSDEATTVRNDQSDEATTLRNGQSDEATTVRNDQSDEATTVRNGQSDEATTVRNNITTPWPVQTAEKNVSQESPQVETRKDGTVVIVKEQINKDVDRKDTSSHQSSTGRTMKENAMEDRRTPHFDGTHNAESSDKSYENIPSTDSNTRPSLPVQSQELEQERHTNNGASEINNRSNPDNNKNRADMSNFLETQNVFASKSKKTLPQTYWVDKANDILMKRIINTGQSDMICGPNTVLCLDTSGSMWGNAFQTMINLSLKFLSGVKDNSGIAEKVGLVCFGADTRVISHCCLDFPPLKREIKKLSPGGPSPLTAGLMLALALVKGGVTIPHVNGTGFLPRIIVFTDGVVTPELVTDCEDYVPQGRDALEILSSISMVANHFQRNGNRVYFVPLGQANQAMISPLAEATCGKIIQPANFDKLIYQYKVEFLAANLREHFPNYQEADLHMVRMASESSGASLRGIDMDDLVEYVRNPPPMIRQDEDDDDDDDDNDGKGAYEGSSNMPPIGTRVRRGPDWESKFNGQDGNGPGTVTSHGQGGHIWVMWDNGHRNVYPYGSGNRFAVMVVDEPRLLQQDQLIEVGCLVRRGDNWRDNDEDGGAGNIGVVFRVHSDATVGVRWPNGHKRRYKYGKQGFFEVEICDPFDEDVRLRMLSMSFRYQDSTDDRSNNRPRVEDFINTDEKRNNRRTTLEEMNKRNNMCSNRIEDQLETDSNPISESTREKTVEVNDKNQSFGNSRDASEVEPKSDLVERTKDSIISGVPVTERESDSEEKQVEFVSALANDSIKESEQDKNNVSTITIRNQSLIVNEPNCVGKADENEETIVPIKLPEKSEFSRTSSSEMSSNLDNGCNVIPLDQASGMSSSTDDITIRDDVNVHSDKDTAKDENETVIWQVYDRYEGWRDFPPEVNRRLEMAHQKNPQGMFSYLKNQKRFQVQLSKMIHIHPVTKEMSGVRRKVTGV; this is encoded by the exons ATGGGAAATACGAACAGCCAAAAGGAAG TACAAAACACCACAGAAGGATCATCTGTTGACCCTTTACCCCAACCGAAGCCAGTTTCTAATGGGGACGTATCACGTGACAAGCGAACGGTTGAAAACGACACCAATGATGAAGACATTAGAAAAGATGCAGTGGAATCATACATAGACGAGACAGACGGAAGGGATGGAAACGATGACTTTACCTCACTTTCAAACCAAGCTTCGACTTCTCCGACACTTGATGATCTGTTGGATGAAGACAAAAGAGAAAACGTCCATGATGTGCTAAATGACAAAAAAGAAGGTGGGCAAGAATCTGAAATCTTGTTGAACAGTAAAAATATTCAAGACGATTTTGAGAATTCTGCTTCCGAAAAATCACAGGATAGTTACAACGTGGAAGAGACTTGTCCGATTGTTGATGACCTTGATCTCATTAGTGAGGAAAGTGACAATGCGTCTAGTGAGGATATCGAGGAGTTGGAGATTGATGATAAAGACCAGCAGAAAGAGATAAAGGCAGAAATCCAAATGCAG GTGAAGAGATTCTTTGAATCTATTGAGAAAGTGGAGAATGACCATCAAGAGATTCTAAGCTTAATTAACAAACGTAGCAT gtCTCAGAAAGAACTGAATGAAGATGGATTGAACATTATTGCAG AACTTGAAAGCATCGTTGAGAAGTTCACACAGAGACGGAAAGAAAAAGACGAAGCCATCCAACACCTCAAAGCGATTCTGTCCACACTCACAGGGAAACTGAGTGTGATTGAACAGGAAATTCAGAATCTGCAGTCTAGAGAAGAAGTTGTTGATCTCACTAGAAAATGCAATGGAAACGGGCAATCAGATGAGACAACGACTGTAAGAAACGGACAATTAGATGAGGCAACGACTGTAAGAAACGGCCAATCAGATGAGGCAACGACTGTAAGAAACGACCAATCAGATGAGGCAACGACTTTAAGAAATGGCCAATCAGATGAGGCAACGACTGTAAGAAACGACCAATCAGATGAGGCAACGACTGTAAGAAATGGCCAATCAGATGAGGCAACGACTGTAAGAAACAACATCACTACTCCATGGCCAGTACAAACAGCAGAGAAGAATGTGTCGCAGGAGTCACCACAAGTTGAAACCCGAAAAGATGGAACTGTTGTCATAGTTAAGGAACAAATCAATAAAGATGTGGATAGAAAAGACACAAGTTCTCATCAAAGCTCAACAGGTCGAACAATGAAAGAGAATGCCATGGAAGATAG AAGAACACCCCACTTCGACGGAACACATAATGCGGAGAGCAGCGATAAAAGTTACGAAAATATTCCATCTACAGATTCAAATACACGGCCATCATTACCAGTTCAATCTCAAGAACTTGAACAAGAGAGACATACTAACAATGGAGCTTCGGAGATCAACAACCGAAGTAACCCTGACAACAACAAGAATCGTGCAGATATGTCCAACTTTCTGGAAACTCAAA ATGTCTTCGCCAGTAAAAGTAAAAAGACCCTTCCACAGACTTACTGGGTGGACAAAGCCAACGATATATTGATGAAAC GTATCATTAATACGGGACAAAGTGATATGATATGTGGACCAAATACAGTTCTTTGCCTGGATACATCTGGCAGCATGTGGGGAAACGCATTTCAGACAATGATCAACCTTTCTTTGAAATTCTTATCTG GAGTCAAAGATAACAGTGGAATTGCGGAAAAGGTTGGTTTGGTTTGTTTTGGAGCAGACACAAGAGTgatcagccattgctgtttggATTTTCCACCACTGAAACGAGAGATCA aaaaacttAGTCCAGGTGGTCCGAGCCCCTTGACTGCTGGACTGATGCTTGCCTTAGCACTGGTCAAAGGCGGAG TGACAATTCCTCATGTCAATGGAACTGGTTTCTTGCCCCGAATCATCGTGTTCACTGATGGCGTGGTGACCCCAGAACTGGTAACAGACTGTGAGGACTACGTTCCCCAGGGAAGAGATGCGTTAGAG ATTCTTTCGAGTATATCTATGGTGGCCAATCACTTCCAAAGAAATGGGAACAGGGTATATTTCGTTCCTTTGGGACAGGCCAATCAG GCTATGATAAGTCCGTTGGCTGAAGCTACATGTGGTAAAATCATCCAACCAGCCAACTTTGACAAACTGATATACCAATATAAAGTTGAG TTTCTTGCTGCAAATCTGCGTGAACATTTCCCAAACTATCAAGAAGCCGATCTCCACATGGTGAGGATGGCTTCAGAGTCTTCAGGAGCCTCACTCAGGGGGATAGACATG GATGATCTCGTGGAATATGTGAGGAATCCACCTCCAATGATACGTCAAGATGAAgatgacgatgatgatgatgatgataatgatgggAAGGGTGCATATGAGGGGTCGTCTAACATGCCACCGATAGGTACCAGGGTCAGAAGAGGGCCTGATTGGGAATCAAAGTTCAACGGACAGGACGGAAATGGTCCGGGCACGGTAACAAGTCATGGTCAAGGAG GACATATTTGGGTTATGTGGGATAACGGACACAGAAACGTTTACCCCTATGGAAGTGGTAATAGGTTCGCTGTGATGGTGGTAGACGAACCCAGACTTTTACAACAGGATCAGCTTATTGAAGTGGGTTGCCTCGTTCGAAGAG GTGACAATTGGCGAGACAATGATGAGGATGGGGGTGCAGGAAATATTGGTGTAGTGTTCCGAGTTCATTCAGATGCTACAGTTGGT GTTAGATGGCCGAATGGACATAAACGGAGATACAAATATGGCAAACAAGGTttttttgaagttgaaatttg TGACCCTTTTGATGAAGATGTTAGACTTCGAATGTTGAGTATGTCTTTCCGGTACCAAGACAGCACTGATGACAGAAGCAATAACCGCCCTAGAGTTGAGGACTTCATAAACACAGACGAGAAAAGAAACAATAGAAGGACGACCTTGGAAGAAATGAATAAAAGAAACAACATGTGTTCCAACAGGATAGAGGATCAGTTAGAAACGGATTCAAACCCAATTTCCGAGTCAACGAGAGAGAAAACTGTTGAAGTAAACGacaaaaatcaatcatttgGAAATTCTAGAGATGCAAGCGAAGTAGAGCCAAAGTCCGATTTGGTTGAAAGGACCAAGGATTCAATTATCAGCGGAGTACCTGTGACTGAGCGAGAATCAGACTCTGAAGAAAAACAAGTGGAATTTGTATCTGCGTTAGCAAACGATTCTATCAAAGAATCAGAACaagataaaaacaatgtcaGTACTATTACAATTAGAAATCAATCATTGATCGTCAATGAGCCGAACTGCGTCGGTAAAGCTGATGAAAATGAGGAGACGATTGTCCCAATAAAACTCCCAGAGAAATCCGAATTTTCTCGAACTTCGTCTTCAGAAATGTCTTCCAATCTGGATAATGGATGTAATGTTATTCCTTTGGACCAGGCTTCCGGTATGTCTAGTAGTACCGACGATATCACCATCAGGGACGACGTCAATGTTCACAGCGACAAGGATACAGCCAAAGATGAAAATG AAACCGTGATATGGCAGGTCTACGACAGATACGAAGGCTGGAGGGACTTTCCACCGGAAGTTAACAGGAGGTTAGAAATGGCTCACCAAAAGAACCCCCAGGGAATGTTTTCTTACTTAAAGAACCAAAAAAG ATTCCAGGTTCAGTTATCCAAAATGATACATATCCATCCGGTCACCAAAGAAATGTCTGGAGTGAGGAGAAAGGTCACTGGAGTGTAG
- the LOC125649965 gene encoding uncharacterized protein LOC125649965 isoform X2 — protein MGNTNSQKEVQNTTEGSSVDPLPQPKPVSNGDVSRDKRTVENDTNDEDIRKDAVESYIDETDGRDGNDDFTSLSNQASTSPTLDDLLDEDKRENVHDVLNDKKEGGQESEILLNSKNIQDDFENSASEKSQDSYNVEETCPIVDDLDLISEESDNASSEDIEELEIDDKDQQKEIKAEIQMQVKRFFESIEKVENDHQEILSLINKRSMSQKELNEDGLNIIAELESIVEKFTQRRKEKDEAIQHLKAILSTLTGKLSVIEQEIQNLQSREEVVDLTRKCNGNGQSDETTTVRNGQLDEATTVRNGQSDEATTVRNDQSDEATTLRNGQSDEATTVRNDQSDEATTVRNGQSDEATTVRNNITTPWPVQTAEKNVSQESPQVETRKDGTVVIVKEQINKDVDRKDTSSHQSSTGRTMKENAMEDRRTPHFDGTHNAESSDKSYENIPSTDSNTRPSLPVQSQELEQERHTNNGASEINNRSNPDNNKNRADMSNFLETQNVFASKSKKTLPQTYWVDKANDILMKRIINTGQSDMICGPNTVLCLDTSGSMWGNAFQTMINLSLKFLSGVKDNSGIAEKVGLVCFGADTRVISHCCLDFPPLKREIKKLSPGGPSPLTAGLMLALALVKGGVTIPHVNGTGFLPRIIVFTDGVVTPELVTDCEDYVPQGRDALEILSSISMVANHFQRNGNRVYFVPLGQANQAMISPLAEATCGKIIQPANFDKLIYQYKVEFLAANLREHFPNYQEADLHMVRMASESSGASLRGIDMDDLVEYVRNPPPMIRQDEDDDDDDDDNDGKGAYEGSSNMPPIGTRVRRGPDWESKFNGQDGNGPGTVTSHGQGGHIWVMWDNGHRNVYPYGSGNRFAVMVVDEPRLLQQDQLIEVGCLVRRGDNWRDNDEDGGAGNIGVVFRVHSDATVGVRWPNGHKRRYKYGKQGFFEVEICDPFDEDVRLRMLSMSFRYQDSTDDRSNNRPRVEDFINTDEKRNNRRTTLEEMNKRNNMCSNRIEDQLETDSNPISESTREKTVEVNDKNQSFGNSRDASEVEPKSDLVERTKDSIISGVPVTERESDSEEKQVEFVSALANDSIKESEQDKNNVSTITIRNQSLIVNEPNCVGKADENEETIVPIKLPEKSEFSRTSSSEMSSNLDNGCNVIPLDQASGMSSSTDDITIRDDVNVHSDKDTAKDENETVIWQVYDRYEGWRDFPPEVNRRFQVQLSKMIHIHPVTKEMSGVRRKVTGV, from the exons ATGGGAAATACGAACAGCCAAAAGGAAG TACAAAACACCACAGAAGGATCATCTGTTGACCCTTTACCCCAACCGAAGCCAGTTTCTAATGGGGACGTATCACGTGACAAGCGAACGGTTGAAAACGACACCAATGATGAAGACATTAGAAAAGATGCAGTGGAATCATACATAGACGAGACAGACGGAAGGGATGGAAACGATGACTTTACCTCACTTTCAAACCAAGCTTCGACTTCTCCGACACTTGATGATCTGTTGGATGAAGACAAAAGAGAAAACGTCCATGATGTGCTAAATGACAAAAAAGAAGGTGGGCAAGAATCTGAAATCTTGTTGAACAGTAAAAATATTCAAGACGATTTTGAGAATTCTGCTTCCGAAAAATCACAGGATAGTTACAACGTGGAAGAGACTTGTCCGATTGTTGATGACCTTGATCTCATTAGTGAGGAAAGTGACAATGCGTCTAGTGAGGATATCGAGGAGTTGGAGATTGATGATAAAGACCAGCAGAAAGAGATAAAGGCAGAAATCCAAATGCAG GTGAAGAGATTCTTTGAATCTATTGAGAAAGTGGAGAATGACCATCAAGAGATTCTAAGCTTAATTAACAAACGTAGCAT gtCTCAGAAAGAACTGAATGAAGATGGATTGAACATTATTGCAG AACTTGAAAGCATCGTTGAGAAGTTCACACAGAGACGGAAAGAAAAAGACGAAGCCATCCAACACCTCAAAGCGATTCTGTCCACACTCACAGGGAAACTGAGTGTGATTGAACAGGAAATTCAGAATCTGCAGTCTAGAGAAGAAGTTGTTGATCTCACTAGAAAATGCAATGGAAACGGGCAATCAGATGAGACAACGACTGTAAGAAACGGACAATTAGATGAGGCAACGACTGTAAGAAACGGCCAATCAGATGAGGCAACGACTGTAAGAAACGACCAATCAGATGAGGCAACGACTTTAAGAAATGGCCAATCAGATGAGGCAACGACTGTAAGAAACGACCAATCAGATGAGGCAACGACTGTAAGAAATGGCCAATCAGATGAGGCAACGACTGTAAGAAACAACATCACTACTCCATGGCCAGTACAAACAGCAGAGAAGAATGTGTCGCAGGAGTCACCACAAGTTGAAACCCGAAAAGATGGAACTGTTGTCATAGTTAAGGAACAAATCAATAAAGATGTGGATAGAAAAGACACAAGTTCTCATCAAAGCTCAACAGGTCGAACAATGAAAGAGAATGCCATGGAAGATAG AAGAACACCCCACTTCGACGGAACACATAATGCGGAGAGCAGCGATAAAAGTTACGAAAATATTCCATCTACAGATTCAAATACACGGCCATCATTACCAGTTCAATCTCAAGAACTTGAACAAGAGAGACATACTAACAATGGAGCTTCGGAGATCAACAACCGAAGTAACCCTGACAACAACAAGAATCGTGCAGATATGTCCAACTTTCTGGAAACTCAAA ATGTCTTCGCCAGTAAAAGTAAAAAGACCCTTCCACAGACTTACTGGGTGGACAAAGCCAACGATATATTGATGAAAC GTATCATTAATACGGGACAAAGTGATATGATATGTGGACCAAATACAGTTCTTTGCCTGGATACATCTGGCAGCATGTGGGGAAACGCATTTCAGACAATGATCAACCTTTCTTTGAAATTCTTATCTG GAGTCAAAGATAACAGTGGAATTGCGGAAAAGGTTGGTTTGGTTTGTTTTGGAGCAGACACAAGAGTgatcagccattgctgtttggATTTTCCACCACTGAAACGAGAGATCA aaaaacttAGTCCAGGTGGTCCGAGCCCCTTGACTGCTGGACTGATGCTTGCCTTAGCACTGGTCAAAGGCGGAG TGACAATTCCTCATGTCAATGGAACTGGTTTCTTGCCCCGAATCATCGTGTTCACTGATGGCGTGGTGACCCCAGAACTGGTAACAGACTGTGAGGACTACGTTCCCCAGGGAAGAGATGCGTTAGAG ATTCTTTCGAGTATATCTATGGTGGCCAATCACTTCCAAAGAAATGGGAACAGGGTATATTTCGTTCCTTTGGGACAGGCCAATCAG GCTATGATAAGTCCGTTGGCTGAAGCTACATGTGGTAAAATCATCCAACCAGCCAACTTTGACAAACTGATATACCAATATAAAGTTGAG TTTCTTGCTGCAAATCTGCGTGAACATTTCCCAAACTATCAAGAAGCCGATCTCCACATGGTGAGGATGGCTTCAGAGTCTTCAGGAGCCTCACTCAGGGGGATAGACATG GATGATCTCGTGGAATATGTGAGGAATCCACCTCCAATGATACGTCAAGATGAAgatgacgatgatgatgatgatgataatgatgggAAGGGTGCATATGAGGGGTCGTCTAACATGCCACCGATAGGTACCAGGGTCAGAAGAGGGCCTGATTGGGAATCAAAGTTCAACGGACAGGACGGAAATGGTCCGGGCACGGTAACAAGTCATGGTCAAGGAG GACATATTTGGGTTATGTGGGATAACGGACACAGAAACGTTTACCCCTATGGAAGTGGTAATAGGTTCGCTGTGATGGTGGTAGACGAACCCAGACTTTTACAACAGGATCAGCTTATTGAAGTGGGTTGCCTCGTTCGAAGAG GTGACAATTGGCGAGACAATGATGAGGATGGGGGTGCAGGAAATATTGGTGTAGTGTTCCGAGTTCATTCAGATGCTACAGTTGGT GTTAGATGGCCGAATGGACATAAACGGAGATACAAATATGGCAAACAAGGTttttttgaagttgaaatttg TGACCCTTTTGATGAAGATGTTAGACTTCGAATGTTGAGTATGTCTTTCCGGTACCAAGACAGCACTGATGACAGAAGCAATAACCGCCCTAGAGTTGAGGACTTCATAAACACAGACGAGAAAAGAAACAATAGAAGGACGACCTTGGAAGAAATGAATAAAAGAAACAACATGTGTTCCAACAGGATAGAGGATCAGTTAGAAACGGATTCAAACCCAATTTCCGAGTCAACGAGAGAGAAAACTGTTGAAGTAAACGacaaaaatcaatcatttgGAAATTCTAGAGATGCAAGCGAAGTAGAGCCAAAGTCCGATTTGGTTGAAAGGACCAAGGATTCAATTATCAGCGGAGTACCTGTGACTGAGCGAGAATCAGACTCTGAAGAAAAACAAGTGGAATTTGTATCTGCGTTAGCAAACGATTCTATCAAAGAATCAGAACaagataaaaacaatgtcaGTACTATTACAATTAGAAATCAATCATTGATCGTCAATGAGCCGAACTGCGTCGGTAAAGCTGATGAAAATGAGGAGACGATTGTCCCAATAAAACTCCCAGAGAAATCCGAATTTTCTCGAACTTCGTCTTCAGAAATGTCTTCCAATCTGGATAATGGATGTAATGTTATTCCTTTGGACCAGGCTTCCGGTATGTCTAGTAGTACCGACGATATCACCATCAGGGACGACGTCAATGTTCACAGCGACAAGGATACAGCCAAAGATGAAAATG AAACCGTGATATGGCAGGTCTACGACAGATACGAAGGCTGGAGGGACTTTCCACCGGAAGTTAACAGGAG ATTCCAGGTTCAGTTATCCAAAATGATACATATCCATCCGGTCACCAAAGAAATGTCTGGAGTGAGGAGAAAGGTCACTGGAGTGTAG
- the LOC125649965 gene encoding uncharacterized protein LOC125649965 isoform X3 has translation MGNTNSQKEVQNTTEGSSVDPLPQPKPVSNGDVSRDKRTVENDTNDEDIRKDAVESYIDETDGRDGNDDFTSLSNQASTSPTLDDLLDEDKRENVHDVLNDKKEGGQESEILLNSKNIQDDFENSASEKSQDSYNVEETCPIVDDLDLISEESDNASSEDIEELEIDDKDQQKEIKAEIQMQVKRFFESIEKVENDHQEILSLINKRSMSQKELNEDGLNIIAELESIVEKFTQRRKEKDEAIQHLKAILSTLTGKLSVIEQEIQNLQSREEVVDLTRKCNGNGQSDETTTVRNGQLDEATTVRNGQSDEATTVRNDQSDEATTLRNGQSDEATTVRNDQSDEATTVRNGQSDEATTVRNNITTPWPVQTAEKNVSQESPQVETRKDGTVVIVKEQINKDVDRKDTSSHQSSTGRTMKENAMEDRRTPHFDGTHNAESSDKSYENIPSTDSNTRPSLPVQSQELEQERHTNNGASEINNRSNPDNNKNRADMSNFLETQNVFASKSKKTLPQTYWVDKANDILMKRIINTGQSDMICGPNTVLCLDTSGSMWGNAFQTMINLSLKFLSGVKDNSGIAEKVGLVCFGADTRVISHCCLDFPPLKREIKKLSPGGPSPLTAGLMLALALVKGGVTIPHVNGTGFLPRIIVFTDGVVTPELVTDCEDYVPQGRDALEILSSISMVANHFQRNGNRVYFVPLGQANQAMISPLAEATCGKIIQPANFDKLIYQYKVEFLAANLREHFPNYQEADLHMVRMASESSGASLRGIDMDDLVEYVRNPPPMIRQDEDDDDDDDDNDGKGAYEGSSNMPPIGTRVRRGPDWESKFNGQDGNGPGTVTSHGQGGHIWVMWDNGHRNVYPYGSGNRFAVMVVDEPRLLQQDQLIEVGCLVRRGDNWRDNDEDGGAGNIGVVFRVHSDATVGVRWPNGHKRRYKYGKQGFFEVEICDPFDEDVRLRMLSMSFRYQDSTDDRSNNRPRVEDFINTDEKRNNRRTTLEEMNKRNNMCSNRIEDQLETDSNPISESTREKTVEVNDKNQSFGNSRDASEVEPKSDLVERTKDSIISGVPVTERESDSEEKQVEFVSALANDSIKESEQDKNNVSTITIRNQSLIVNEPNCVGKADENEETIVPIKLPEKSEFSRTSSSEMSSNLDNGCNVIPLDQASGMSSSTDDITIRDDVNVHSDKDTAKDENEPQGPIS, from the exons ATGGGAAATACGAACAGCCAAAAGGAAG TACAAAACACCACAGAAGGATCATCTGTTGACCCTTTACCCCAACCGAAGCCAGTTTCTAATGGGGACGTATCACGTGACAAGCGAACGGTTGAAAACGACACCAATGATGAAGACATTAGAAAAGATGCAGTGGAATCATACATAGACGAGACAGACGGAAGGGATGGAAACGATGACTTTACCTCACTTTCAAACCAAGCTTCGACTTCTCCGACACTTGATGATCTGTTGGATGAAGACAAAAGAGAAAACGTCCATGATGTGCTAAATGACAAAAAAGAAGGTGGGCAAGAATCTGAAATCTTGTTGAACAGTAAAAATATTCAAGACGATTTTGAGAATTCTGCTTCCGAAAAATCACAGGATAGTTACAACGTGGAAGAGACTTGTCCGATTGTTGATGACCTTGATCTCATTAGTGAGGAAAGTGACAATGCGTCTAGTGAGGATATCGAGGAGTTGGAGATTGATGATAAAGACCAGCAGAAAGAGATAAAGGCAGAAATCCAAATGCAG GTGAAGAGATTCTTTGAATCTATTGAGAAAGTGGAGAATGACCATCAAGAGATTCTAAGCTTAATTAACAAACGTAGCAT gtCTCAGAAAGAACTGAATGAAGATGGATTGAACATTATTGCAG AACTTGAAAGCATCGTTGAGAAGTTCACACAGAGACGGAAAGAAAAAGACGAAGCCATCCAACACCTCAAAGCGATTCTGTCCACACTCACAGGGAAACTGAGTGTGATTGAACAGGAAATTCAGAATCTGCAGTCTAGAGAAGAAGTTGTTGATCTCACTAGAAAATGCAATGGAAACGGGCAATCAGATGAGACAACGACTGTAAGAAACGGACAATTAGATGAGGCAACGACTGTAAGAAACGGCCAATCAGATGAGGCAACGACTGTAAGAAACGACCAATCAGATGAGGCAACGACTTTAAGAAATGGCCAATCAGATGAGGCAACGACTGTAAGAAACGACCAATCAGATGAGGCAACGACTGTAAGAAATGGCCAATCAGATGAGGCAACGACTGTAAGAAACAACATCACTACTCCATGGCCAGTACAAACAGCAGAGAAGAATGTGTCGCAGGAGTCACCACAAGTTGAAACCCGAAAAGATGGAACTGTTGTCATAGTTAAGGAACAAATCAATAAAGATGTGGATAGAAAAGACACAAGTTCTCATCAAAGCTCAACAGGTCGAACAATGAAAGAGAATGCCATGGAAGATAG AAGAACACCCCACTTCGACGGAACACATAATGCGGAGAGCAGCGATAAAAGTTACGAAAATATTCCATCTACAGATTCAAATACACGGCCATCATTACCAGTTCAATCTCAAGAACTTGAACAAGAGAGACATACTAACAATGGAGCTTCGGAGATCAACAACCGAAGTAACCCTGACAACAACAAGAATCGTGCAGATATGTCCAACTTTCTGGAAACTCAAA ATGTCTTCGCCAGTAAAAGTAAAAAGACCCTTCCACAGACTTACTGGGTGGACAAAGCCAACGATATATTGATGAAAC GTATCATTAATACGGGACAAAGTGATATGATATGTGGACCAAATACAGTTCTTTGCCTGGATACATCTGGCAGCATGTGGGGAAACGCATTTCAGACAATGATCAACCTTTCTTTGAAATTCTTATCTG GAGTCAAAGATAACAGTGGAATTGCGGAAAAGGTTGGTTTGGTTTGTTTTGGAGCAGACACAAGAGTgatcagccattgctgtttggATTTTCCACCACTGAAACGAGAGATCA aaaaacttAGTCCAGGTGGTCCGAGCCCCTTGACTGCTGGACTGATGCTTGCCTTAGCACTGGTCAAAGGCGGAG TGACAATTCCTCATGTCAATGGAACTGGTTTCTTGCCCCGAATCATCGTGTTCACTGATGGCGTGGTGACCCCAGAACTGGTAACAGACTGTGAGGACTACGTTCCCCAGGGAAGAGATGCGTTAGAG ATTCTTTCGAGTATATCTATGGTGGCCAATCACTTCCAAAGAAATGGGAACAGGGTATATTTCGTTCCTTTGGGACAGGCCAATCAG GCTATGATAAGTCCGTTGGCTGAAGCTACATGTGGTAAAATCATCCAACCAGCCAACTTTGACAAACTGATATACCAATATAAAGTTGAG TTTCTTGCTGCAAATCTGCGTGAACATTTCCCAAACTATCAAGAAGCCGATCTCCACATGGTGAGGATGGCTTCAGAGTCTTCAGGAGCCTCACTCAGGGGGATAGACATG GATGATCTCGTGGAATATGTGAGGAATCCACCTCCAATGATACGTCAAGATGAAgatgacgatgatgatgatgatgataatgatgggAAGGGTGCATATGAGGGGTCGTCTAACATGCCACCGATAGGTACCAGGGTCAGAAGAGGGCCTGATTGGGAATCAAAGTTCAACGGACAGGACGGAAATGGTCCGGGCACGGTAACAAGTCATGGTCAAGGAG GACATATTTGGGTTATGTGGGATAACGGACACAGAAACGTTTACCCCTATGGAAGTGGTAATAGGTTCGCTGTGATGGTGGTAGACGAACCCAGACTTTTACAACAGGATCAGCTTATTGAAGTGGGTTGCCTCGTTCGAAGAG GTGACAATTGGCGAGACAATGATGAGGATGGGGGTGCAGGAAATATTGGTGTAGTGTTCCGAGTTCATTCAGATGCTACAGTTGGT GTTAGATGGCCGAATGGACATAAACGGAGATACAAATATGGCAAACAAGGTttttttgaagttgaaatttg TGACCCTTTTGATGAAGATGTTAGACTTCGAATGTTGAGTATGTCTTTCCGGTACCAAGACAGCACTGATGACAGAAGCAATAACCGCCCTAGAGTTGAGGACTTCATAAACACAGACGAGAAAAGAAACAATAGAAGGACGACCTTGGAAGAAATGAATAAAAGAAACAACATGTGTTCCAACAGGATAGAGGATCAGTTAGAAACGGATTCAAACCCAATTTCCGAGTCAACGAGAGAGAAAACTGTTGAAGTAAACGacaaaaatcaatcatttgGAAATTCTAGAGATGCAAGCGAAGTAGAGCCAAAGTCCGATTTGGTTGAAAGGACCAAGGATTCAATTATCAGCGGAGTACCTGTGACTGAGCGAGAATCAGACTCTGAAGAAAAACAAGTGGAATTTGTATCTGCGTTAGCAAACGATTCTATCAAAGAATCAGAACaagataaaaacaatgtcaGTACTATTACAATTAGAAATCAATCATTGATCGTCAATGAGCCGAACTGCGTCGGTAAAGCTGATGAAAATGAGGAGACGATTGTCCCAATAAAACTCCCAGAGAAATCCGAATTTTCTCGAACTTCGTCTTCAGAAATGTCTTCCAATCTGGATAATGGATGTAATGTTATTCCTTTGGACCAGGCTTCCGGTATGTCTAGTAGTACCGACGATATCACCATCAGGGACGACGTCAATGTTCACAGCGACAAGGATACAGCCAAAGATGAAAATG aaccacagggacCAATTTCCTGA